One region of Armigeres subalbatus isolate Guangzhou_Male chromosome 3, GZ_Asu_2, whole genome shotgun sequence genomic DNA includes:
- the LOC134220030 gene encoding uncharacterized protein LOC134220030, whose translation MLSKFTDFRVKPLSNSLSRQYSSALTTLLVMDLEGLPPELVWHILDNLTDLRDRKNASLVCKSWNWMLFNSPVSLRCIRLRVCPKVASLDRTEAEEVFNQMSDVMVHSKRNYINVEFFHMNFERPMARELLFFLVQLCCDSIVRLYFTNCHGLRRSELWQVLELLPGLKELAVSGGIYYDEFDNEADITELNQLESLTLDIGDDCRLYQDFSTITPELTSFNVRTIHGCVDLRDVVLTRNFSHQLNTLRFSTNRCFNQSEFSDMNFTNLTKLDLKLSGSVWPQLFKQMKLLTELQLDAGINDEVIAAICGTSTKLRKLSLLCSGLVECKKFNMLNRLENLEDLQLRGIYKFSWRHVVFSKLRRLHVDNVATDFTNFLKELTALKSLEIHDTKLKNEQLIKFTLNIPSVERLELAFCNKLSDKAFKHLADMPNLKELRLWGINVSKSIDERMLCPKLKTIIFYFNDNIEDSTLDAIAHKLPNLRLLVLYDCYRISPQGVANLRKAMPTCSVLELYRGDELPPALVAESQIYYRNAEFPNGVLKQELPFQWY comes from the exons ATGTTATCTAAATTTACTGATTTTCGAGTAAAACCATTGTCAAATAGCCTATCTAGGCAATACAGTTCAGCATTGACCACTCTGTTAGTTATGGATCTGGAAGGTCTCCCACCGGAGCTGGTGTGGCACATCTTGGACAACTTGACCGATCTTCGGGACCGCAAGAATGCCTCCCTGGTGTGCAAAAGCTGGAATTGGATGCTGTTCAACTCGCCGGTATCGCTTCGTTGCATACGGTTACGGGTTTGCCCCAAGGTAGCGAGCCTGGATCGAACGGAAGCCGAAGAGGTGTTCAATCAGATGAGTGATGTTATGGTGCACAGTAAGCGTAACTACATCAATGTGGAgttttttcatatgaatttcgAAAGACCGATGGCGCGCGAGCTCTTGTTCTTCTTGGTTCAATTGTGTTGTGATTCGATTGTACGGTTGTATTTTACGAATTGCCATGGATTGAGGCGAAGCGAACTGTGGCAAGTTTTAGAATTGCTGCCCGGGCTTAAGGAACTGGCTGTTTCCGGAGGGATTTACTATGACGAGTTTGATAACGAAGCGGACATAACAGAGTTGAATCAACTGGAAAGCTTAACTTTGGACATTGGAGACGACTGTCGTTTATATCAGGATTTTTCAACAATCACACCGGAGCTTACCAGTTTCAATGTACGAACAATTCATGGCTGTGTAGATTTGCGAGATGTTGTTTTGACTCGAAACTTCAGTCATCAATTAAACACGTTGCGGTTTTCCACCAACAGATGCTTCAATCAGTCGGAATTTTCCGATatgaattttacaaatttaacTAAATTGGACCTGAAATTGTCCGGCTCAGTATGGCCTCAGCTATTCAAACAGATGAAGTTGTTAACAGAGCTACAGCTTGATGCCGGTATCAACGATGAAGTGATTGCTGCCATTTGTGGAACGTCGACGAAATTGCGGAAATTGAGTTTGCTATGCTCTGGACTAGTGGAGTGTAAGAAGTTCAACATGCTCAATCGATTAGAAAACTTGGAAGATCTTCAATTACGAGGGATTTACAAATTCAGTTGGCGGCACGTCGTTTTCAGCAAACTTAGACGCCTCCACGTAGATAATGTAGCTACGGATTTTACCAACTTCCTAAAAGAACTTACCGCTTTGAAGTCACTGGAAATACATGACACTAAACTGAAAAACGAGCAGCTTATCAAATTCACGTTGAATATTCCGTCGGTTGAACGGTTAGAGTTAGCATTTTGTAACAAATTGAGTGACAAAGCCTTCAAACATTTGGCTGATATGCCAAATCTGAAGGAGCTTCGGCTTTGGGGAATAAATGTATCTAAGAGCATCGATGAGCGGATGCTGTGTCCGAAGCTCAAGACAATAATTTTCTATTTCAACGATAAT ATCGAAGATTCCACCTTGGATGCCATTGCCCACAAGTTGCCCAATTTGCGGCTGTTGGTACTTTACGATTGCTACCGAATCAGCCCACAGGGTGTGGCCAATCTACGCAAAGCGATGCCCACTTGCAGTGTGCTGGAGTTGTATCGAGGCGATGAACTGCCACCGGCGCTGGTGGCCGAGAGTCAGATTTACTACCGTAATGCCGAGTTTCCCAACGGAGTTCTTAAGCAGGAGTTACCCTTCCAGTGGTACTGA